The genomic window TGTTTGAATTCTCAAAACAGTGTTGAGTCTTTAAACACTTTTTTTATTTTGTTGAGAAATCCATATAATAAATGATATGAAAAAGGGGGAATGAAGATGAATGGACTTAGAAATTATATAGGATCTAAAGCCTTTTATAAACGTGCTTGTCTGATTGCTATTCCATTAGGATTACAGCAGTTAATTACAAGCTGTATGGGAATTATTGATTCGCTTATGGTCTCTTGGATTGGTCAGGTTACAGCTGTTGGAACAGCCGTTCAATTAGAAACATTATGTACATCAGTTTCTTGGGCATGTGCGGCAGGGGTAGGTATTTATTCGGTTCAGTTTTTTGGTGCTGGTGATTTAAAGAACTTGAGACGTTCATTTGGGTTGAGTCTCGTATTGGCAGTTATTTCTGGGGGATTTTGGTTTTTATTAGCTGCATTTTTTGGTAAGGATATTTTAAGTTTTTATATACAGGATGTGACAGTAGTTAATAATGGCTTGCAATATTTAAACATTGCTATGTTTTCTTATATTTTTTTAGCTTTAGAATTTGCTTTTAATATCATTTATCGCAATATCAATAAACCACGAGTTCCTTTGTTTATTGGTTTAATGACTATGGTTATCAATGTAGTCTGTAACTATGTTTTTATTTTTGGATTATATGGTTTTCCTGAAATGGGAATCCAAGGAGCAGCGTTAGGAACCTGCATGGCTCATATGAGTGGGGTTATTGTTCATTTTATTTATGCCTATCATACTCATCAGCCATTTCTTGGTCATTTCCATGAATTGTTTTCTTTTGATACATTATTTGTTAAAAATATTATGCGTAAGACTCAACCAATGATTATTAATGAGTTATTCTTTGGCTTTGGGTCGACTTTATTTATTAAAGCTTTTGGTGCTTTAGGAACAAGTTCAATGGATGCTTATTATGTAGGTGCAAAGATTTCAGATATTTTTTATGCTTTTGCTAACGGTTTTTCAAATGCAGTTGCTGCTATTATTGGAATGTCTTTGGGGGCTGGCGATATTGATAAAGCCAAACGTGAAGCTAATTATTTCGTCAGTATGGCCATTTGTTTATCGGTTGGAGTGATGGGATTAATTTTCACAGCTGCACCATTATTCGTTTCTATTTTTGATCTTAATAGTTTTTCCGTTATTCATGAGGCTATCTTAATTGTTAAAGTTTTTGCTTTAAGAATTGCTTTACGTTTCTTTATTGTCATTGTCTTTTCATCACTTCGTGCTGGTGGTGATTCAAAAGTATTAACAATTTTAGATAGTGGATTAATGTGGAGCATAGGTATTCCGCTCGCTTTTTTAAGTGTTCATTTCTTCCATATCCATAGTATTGCTCTTGTCTTTTTGATTTGTCAAATTGAACAGGTTATTCGTGTTTGTTTTGGTATGAAACGTTATGCTAAAGGAGAATGGGCCATTAATTTGACAGCTTTGATTTCTAAATAAGAAAAGCCATTATATATCCCTTTGAATGATGTAAAATAAAGATAGATTCAACTGTCTAACCTCTTTATGCTTTACAAGTGTCGAAACGTGTTGAGAAGTGTTGAAAATATCAATGTTTATCCAAATAATTAAAAAGTGTGTCAAAGAATTCAACACTAATGTTATAAGATGTCATAATACGATATAGTAGAGTTGTCAGGCAGGGATGAATCAGAAAACTCATGAAAGGATGATAAAAAATGGCCAGTAGTACAAAAGATCTTATATTAAACTATCTGAGTGATCTGAGTGAAAACTTTGATTTCACACAAGTCCAGCATTTCACTGCTTCTTCGATTAGTGATGAAATGCATATCAGTAGAAGCCTTGCAAGTCAATATCTCAATGAACTCGTTAAAGAAAAGTCAGTTATGAAAATTAACTCTCGACCTGTTTACTTCTTACATCGTCAAAAAATGGAGGAACTTTATCAGACAACATTTCAAGATGATGACTTCTATGATTTAGAAGAAGTTAAGCAATATGTGATGAATCACTCTCAAGGAGTAGGAGATTATTCTCATATTATTGGAAGTGACAAGTCTTTAACAGGTGTTATTAAACAATTACGAGAAAGCATTGAGTATCCACCAGCCGGTTTACCAGTTGTTGTGTATGGTGAAAAAGGTGCTGGTAAACGTACTTTGTGTACAACAGTCTATGAAAATGCTGCAAGAAAGGGAATTATTGGAGAAAATACAAAACTTGTGAAATTAGAATTTTCTCCACATAATCAAGAAGAACTTCTTCAGAGTGTCTTTGGACAAAAGAATAAGCCAGGATTGATTGAAACAAATCATCAAATTGTCTTTATTTTCTGTGGAGCACAGCATATGTCAGAAGCTTTCCAAACACAATTATGTCAATTGATGGAAGCTGATAAGAATCATATGTCTATGAATCATAAAAATAAAATTATTCGTTATATGTTTGTGAGTGATTTACATCCAAGTTTATTTATGAGCGAAAGACTTTTAAAGAATATTCCTGTAATTGTGAAAGTTCCTTCCTTAACAGACAAAAGCAATGAAGAAAAAGAAGAATTAATCATTTACTTTGTTCAACAAGAAGGCAAGAAAATGAATAAAACAATGAAAATCAGTAATGTTGTTTTACGTGCTCTTGTCAATGGAGATTACGATAACAATATGATCGGTCTTCAATCTACAATTCGCATTATGTGTGCAAGTGCACTTAGAGAAAGTGCAGGTAAAAACGAAGCCATTATTCACACATATCATTTACCAGAACATCTTCTCCAAACAATGCCAATTATGATTAATGAAGATGTCATCTACATCAATACAACAACTTACAAAAAAAGTGAACAAATTGAATTTATCTTAGATTACTTCAACCGTATCCTAAAGCCTTTTGTCAAAACACAGAGTTTTCTAGAATCAGTTAATGAAAGTAAACATAACTTTGATTTATTAAGTGATTATCTTTCTTACAAGCAAAGAATACCACCTGAAAGAATCAAAGGAACAGAAATATCATTATCCAATATGATGGATATTGTCTTAAAAAAACGTTATATCAATTTACCAAGTGGTTTTTGTACAACCTTGGCTAAATTAATTTATATTAATGATTTGTATAGTTCATCTATCCAAAAATGGCAACAGGATAATCGGAATTTGATTGATGATGTTCTTTCACAAATGAAAGAACACCTCTTCAATGAATCATTAATTGTTGAAGATATTATAAGATTAATGAGTACAAACTTAGAAATTCATGCAACTGATTTCTTATCTGTAATTATGATGGTTTATTTACAACATTATAATTCAGAATTGACGAATCGAAAGATTTTTGGAATCATTGTCTGTCATGGTTATTCAACAGCAACAAGTATTGCAGATGCTGTGAATAGTTTACTTGAAACATATGTTTTTGATGCTGTTGATATGCCACTAGATATTACAGTAGATGAAATTAAAGAA from Candidatus Stoquefichus sp. SB1 includes these protein-coding regions:
- a CDS encoding PRD domain-containing protein: MASSTKDLILNYLSDLSENFDFTQVQHFTASSISDEMHISRSLASQYLNELVKEKSVMKINSRPVYFLHRQKMEELYQTTFQDDDFYDLEEVKQYVMNHSQGVGDYSHIIGSDKSLTGVIKQLRESIEYPPAGLPVVVYGEKGAGKRTLCTTVYENAARKGIIGENTKLVKLEFSPHNQEELLQSVFGQKNKPGLIETNHQIVFIFCGAQHMSEAFQTQLCQLMEADKNHMSMNHKNKIIRYMFVSDLHPSLFMSERLLKNIPVIVKVPSLTDKSNEEKEELIIYFVQQEGKKMNKTMKISNVVLRALVNGDYDNNMIGLQSTIRIMCASALRESAGKNEAIIHTYHLPEHLLQTMPIMINEDVIYINTTTYKKSEQIEFILDYFNRILKPFVKTQSFLESVNESKHNFDLLSDYLSYKQRIPPERIKGTEISLSNMMDIVLKKRYINLPSGFCTTLAKLIYINDLYSSSIQKWQQDNRNLIDDVLSQMKEHLFNESLIVEDIIRLMSTNLEIHATDFLSVIMMVYLQHYNSELTNRKIFGIIVCHGYSTATSIADAVNSLLETYVFDAVDMPLDITVDEIKEILMEKLNRMNTNADVIVMVDMGSLEQLGKSLSSAINCNVGVINNVSTRLALNVANCILNEKDMKTTLQKVSEDSLAHYTIIDRKKNDTILFTSESGIHMAQRMRELFENSFPLQVPVDLEVCDYNQLLASGSNHEIFTSSNVLFMTGTANPQIEGQIFIALEEIISGNNIDIIMKRLSKYLKPDELNQLLDDLRKNFTLQNVVGYLTILNPKVLLDNVSQAVEELQDHLEKRFGGKTLIGIYIHVCCLIERLVTKSAITEFDHLEDFEKHNQSFIQDVHDSFQTLSKRYNVTFPTSEIAYLYEFIAADEKRFGDGELLSKLEKK
- a CDS encoding MATE family efflux transporter → MNGLRNYIGSKAFYKRACLIAIPLGLQQLITSCMGIIDSLMVSWIGQVTAVGTAVQLETLCTSVSWACAAGVGIYSVQFFGAGDLKNLRRSFGLSLVLAVISGGFWFLLAAFFGKDILSFYIQDVTVVNNGLQYLNIAMFSYIFLALEFAFNIIYRNINKPRVPLFIGLMTMVINVVCNYVFIFGLYGFPEMGIQGAALGTCMAHMSGVIVHFIYAYHTHQPFLGHFHELFSFDTLFVKNIMRKTQPMIINELFFGFGSTLFIKAFGALGTSSMDAYYVGAKISDIFYAFANGFSNAVAAIIGMSLGAGDIDKAKREANYFVSMAICLSVGVMGLIFTAAPLFVSIFDLNSFSVIHEAILIVKVFALRIALRFFIVIVFSSLRAGGDSKVLTILDSGLMWSIGIPLAFLSVHFFHIHSIALVFLICQIEQVIRVCFGMKRYAKGEWAINLTALISK